DNA sequence from the Sediminibacillus dalangtanensis genome:
CGAAGAAACTGCTGACAAAAAAGAAACAGATTCGACTGATGTTAAACCAGGCGATATCGAAATAACGGATGAAATAAAAGACATGACCTATTCCACGATGGAAGGGTATGAAGGAGTCAAAGACGCTTATATCGAAGTTGACGGCGACCAAATCACCATGACCTTGCAGGTGGACGCCAGTTTAAACGAGGACAAGCGCAAAGAACTGGGAGATAACTTCGTGCGAAATCTTTCTTCCAATGCTTCGTTCTATTACGATGAACTGGAGGGACCAGAGAAAGACAGTTATGGTACCCTGTTTGAAGTATTTGATCTGCAAATCGGAGTGGGGCCTGGGTCTGAAGATATTCTTCAGGGGGCAAAGGTGACTTCTGGAAAAAGTATTATGTGGTGATTGTTACAAGAAGAGACCAAATCGTAAAAGGTTTTGGTCTCTTTTTATATCTCCTTTTCGTGAAGCGTTCAGTGCTTATCTATCCATCTGACGAAGGGAAATGAATATCCTGTGTTGAATGTATAACTTATACCGGCGTATTATCTAACAAAAAATACAAAATCAATAATCGGAGGAATTTTTTGGGCAAACACAGAGAAACACCAGAAGACAGAGGAGCACGACATCGGTAGGAAGAAATGAAAAACAATGCAACGGGCAATTTGCATGATGCTTATCATCGCTCGCAAAGTGGAAGTCTTGTGGACTTGGTAGAGGGATTGGGATGGAAAGGAACAGGAATCCTCATTGTTGTCTTCATCTTGGGATTTCTTCTCTATGCCGTCTGGTTTCATTAACCAAAAAATCCCCTCGGCAAAATTAAGTTACAGGGATAAACGGAGGAGGGTACGATGATTTATCGAAGAAAAACCTATCACATTGACCCAATTATCAAAGAAGAATTTAACGAGCATTTCAACAAGACACTTTTGCCTACCCAGCTCAAATATGGTGCTAGACTAGTCGGCAGATGGATGACCAAAGCAAACAATGTGACCATCGAGATTTTTGCTATGTGGGAATATCAAAGTTATGAGGAATACGAAAAAATTGAAAGCAAGATTAGGGCTGATAAAGGACGCGTAAACCGGGTAGAGGGTTGGTTTGAAAAAATGGGAGGTCGAGAAAAGCTTAAAGCGGTATTTTTCAAAATCGACCAGGACTTTTTGGAATCGACTGTACCACGAGATAAAACAATCATGGCAAAAAAACCTTAAGCAACAGTTCGCTTCTAGTTAATACTATAGGAGTTTTGGAGAGGATTCTTTTCACGAAAGAATGCTCTTTCTTTATGTCTGTGAAATGTAAATAAAGATAAAAACATGGCTCAAATCATTAATTATTTATTGTAAATCGATAAATAACATGATACTATTCAGATGAATACTAATCAGGTGAGGTGCTCTTTATGAAACGTGGAACAACACTCTTTTTGCGTATCGCTGTAATCCTTATCGGCATTCCGATATTGGCACTATGCATTTTTGTCGTCCCGGAAATAGGGAATTTCACAGCGGAATTATATCCGGAGATGTCTTATCTAAAATATCTTGTCTGGATCGATTTATATGCAACAGCAATTCCTTTTTACTTTGCGCTATATCAAGCATTTAAGCTCTTAAGCTATATCGACAAGAACAAAGCCTTCTCGGAACTGTCCGTGAAAGCATTAAAAAAGATAATGTATAGTGCTCTCACAATCAGTGCTTTTTACGTAGTGGGCATGCCCCTCTTCTATCTTATGGCGGAGGCAGATGATGCCCCTGGAATCATTCTCATTGGAATGCTCGTTATTTTTGCTGCACTTGTTATTGCAGTGTTTGCTGCTGTTCTGCAGAGGCTTTTACAGGAAGCGATTCATATAAAATCGGAAAACGATTTAACGGTCTGAGGTGAATAGAATGGCAATTATAATCAATGTGGATGTCATGCTGGCGAAAAGGAAAATGAGCGTTACCGAACTTTCGGAGAGAGTCGGGATTACGATGGCGAACCTTTCGATATTGAAGAATGGAAAGGCGAAGGCGATCCGGTTATCGACTTTGGATGCCATTTGTAAGGCTTTGGATTGTCAACCTGGAGATATATTGGAATACCGGGTCGATGAAGACACCGAGGAATAGGAGGAGGGAGGAATTGGGATGAATCAAATGGGGAAAAGTGGTGTTGTGCAAGAAAGGCACCACTTAAAAATAGAGGACATGAGACCGGTTAAGCAACTAATTCGGTTTGGATGGGAGCAGGCGTTGTCCTGTTTGTTTCCAGTCGTTATTTTTACGTCTCTGGCCCTTACAAAAATCACGCCGGTTCCCTTGCTGCCAAGGTATGACTGGCTGCTTATTATCTGTCTTTTGATGCAAGTATTGATGGTGTATGCTGGACTTGAAACGAAGGATGAACTAAAAGTGATCACATTGTTTCACGTTATCGGTCTTGCTCTCGAACTGTTCAAGGTACACATGGGTTCCTGGTCTTATCCGGAAGAAGGA
Encoded proteins:
- a CDS encoding DUF6366 family protein produces the protein MKNNATGNLHDAYHRSQSGSLVDLVEGLGWKGTGILIVVFILGFLLYAVWFH
- a CDS encoding NIPSNAP family protein, with translation MIYRRKTYHIDPIIKEEFNEHFNKTLLPTQLKYGARLVGRWMTKANNVTIEIFAMWEYQSYEEYEKIESKIRADKGRVNRVEGWFEKMGGREKLKAVFFKIDQDFLESTVPRDKTIMAKKP
- a CDS encoding DUF2975 domain-containing protein, with translation MKRGTTLFLRIAVILIGIPILALCIFVVPEIGNFTAELYPEMSYLKYLVWIDLYATAIPFYFALYQAFKLLSYIDKNKAFSELSVKALKKIMYSALTISAFYVVGMPLFYLMAEADDAPGIILIGMLVIFAALVIAVFAAVLQRLLQEAIHIKSENDLTV
- a CDS encoding helix-turn-helix domain-containing protein, translating into MAIIINVDVMLAKRKMSVTELSERVGITMANLSILKNGKAKAIRLSTLDAICKALDCQPGDILEYRVDEDTEE